GCGTGTGTATTTATTGTTCGTACaagtaaaagcaaaaaatactTAGTAAACTAAATATAAACCTAACAATTGTTTCCAAATTTCAATTGTATTCTGGTCTAACACAAAGAAGCCGAAATAAATTTACTATACAAACTCACCACCTTGTTTTACGCGCCCGCTCCCCCAGAGTATTCTCTTGTCGTCTTTGCCCAAGAAAGCTCCTCCAGAATGGTAAACAAACTACTTTTTGGGGTTGGAACTTTCGACGACGCCAGCTGACTGCAGTAGCTTTCACTCTCTTCGCTctggctttgttttgttttggggcAGTAACGGGCCACTGCCGGCACATGCGCTTTGCCCGGTCCCCGAACTCGTTGAACTTCGCCGCAAAGTTTTCCGCTTCAGAACCCGGAGGGCACTCCGTCGGAGAGTTCGAGCCAATTGTGGACAAAGAAGGATACTtccttgctgctgctcctgccaaaaacaaaaagtggaaaatgttgtGTTCGCTTTAATCGTCGGGGATAAATCAATTCCGCTGTTAACTAGATTACGGGCACGTACCTGGCCAAAACCAGAGGAGGCGGAATCCAATAGGCCAATCGGGGGCAGACCGTGGAAAAGCCCTCTATCGCGAACCAGTTCGTGtcagtgtgtgcgtgtgcggaTTTTCGCCTTACTTTTTTCATGCGCAATTTGGGTTACAAAGCGAGAAAAACGCTGcttaaaatgcattaaaatgttttaagcGCGGCGCTTCATTGATTTTCCTGCGCACAAAGAATGTTACACGCAGTCCTAGCCGGGAACAAAGGGCGCAGGACAACGATGAGGACAAAGACGCGAGGAAGCTGCTTCTAGCTTCCCTGCCTTTCCTACGACGGGGCGAGGACCAGCCCCAGCGCAGATCAGGAAACTCATCCCGGGAGGCATCCTGGCTCCCGTACTGCCCAGTAGCGACATGGCCGGCCTCATCGGCACCGCAAATGGcaagcaccaccacccacacctcATCTCGCCCACCCATACGTCCCTGCCGGCCGGCATATGCAGCAGTGACAGCGGCATCTCCACTCTGAGTGCCATCTCGCCGCCGCTTTCCACCTCGACCACTACGGCCTCCGGTGCAGGAGGAGGTGTGGGCGGAAGCGGAGGCAGCCCCCAGCTGCGCACCTCACCTGCACTGAGCATGCTGGGAAGCGCCACTGCGACGGCCAGCGGAATAACCACCTCAGCAGGAGGCGGTCTTACCGCCGGGATCCTGGGTCCGGCAGCCAGCATTGATCTGGGCAGTTCGCCGCTCTCGCGCCGAAACTACAGCAACTCTCTGAAGGGCTTCAGCTTCCGTCGCAGCTTCGACGACAAGATCATCACGCCGCCGTACTTGTCGCGCGCTCCAGCCTACACCCACGGCATTACCTATCCTCATTTCCACAGTCCCCAGCCTGCGACCAACACGCCGCATCACATCCACCTACACCACCATGGGAATGGTACCGCTGCGGGATCAGGATCGAGTGTGGGGTCGGGGTCGGGGTCGGGTACGGGATCTGGCAGCGGTGCAGGAGGACTCTACCAGCAGCCTCTATCGCTGGCCTCGATGACAGCGGCCCTGCCACTGACGCCGCTCTACGGATCCCCTCTGTCCCTGCCGCTGACCTCCTCTCAGTCCACCACAAAGCTCTCCTACCGCGACGACTTTCTACAGCAGATTGGCTATCTGCCAACTACGCGCATCTACAGTACTCCCACCAGCATCGTCGACGAGGACAAGGCTCAGCAGGACTTCCTCTCGTTATCGCTGTCGCCGCCGCTCAACCGGCGGCGGGACATGCCGGCACTGCGCGGCCCATTCGTCAGTCTGTAAGTACTTCATATACTCGTAGTTATGTTGTCCCCATAAATATAAGGTCCTTTTATGACAAATACATTTCGACTGAACAGAAGATCAGTGTCTCTTGGCAAGTAGATCTAGACGTGTCCGTCCGTCCATTTGATCTTCGTACACaagtttatttcttttaaaacgtttccacgcccacaaacaacCATGACAGACTAGTGGACACGTGAACTTTCACAGCTAATTGAAGGGCAAATGAGTGAGTTCTTCCATTTAGTTCGCTCGGTTAAtttagatttttaattttccctAACCGCGAGTAGCCACCACGTGACGCCAGTGGCTAACCAATGAGCACCCCCAACCCAAAtcccaaaccccaaaccccaagCCCGAGCGCACTCAGCCACCCCCCAATGTCACAAACTCACTTCAATCGAGCAAAACGGTGACGTTTTACTGCCTCTGCTCTGTATTCGCACTGATTTCCTAGCCGACTTATGGTTTTTATTCGCTTCTCTCGGCGtctataaataatattaatatgtaGGGGTACGCCGAGTAGGGTGCGCTCGTGTGTCGGCGGGCATAGGGTGACTCAAGATTTCAGAAGCAAGCTCTTCCCTTTAAAAAGTCGCCATGGCTCCATAAGGATCAAAGGCTGAATCGAGTTCGGAACGGTGCTGCAAAAATCAATAAAGCGTGATTAGTCATTTTACGAACCAAAgcaactgcagttgcattGCGATGCATTTTGTAATCGCACCCAATCGGTCGAAACTTTATTTCGATGTGGTTTCGAAACCTTCTGGAACCAGAGGTATTCGAAATCCTGCCTGTCAAACACCCCCCTGAACGAACAGGCGAGGGAAAACTTGGCAAGGTGCCTCAGAAATCTCGGAGAACTtcacgatgatgatgatgttgacGGGCAGGGCCTCGTCTGATTGTGAGCTCATGTGGTGGACTCTTTCCTGCTGTAGTGCAGTCCATGACCGGCAAAGGCGGCGAGCAACGACGGCATGACATCGACTTGATGAAGTACATTGGATAATGACGCCAGCAGAAATACACGGCGGATAAAATCGATCATTCCCAAATTAAGCATTTTTGAATCATATTTCCCTTTAGTATTGCCAACGATTAAATTATACCATTTCCTTACCggtaaaagaaaaattaactATACACGAATAAAGCTACTGAAGTCTTTCAGCTATTTACCAATTTATGAATAATAACACTGAGTCATAAAGACATGTTAGTTGACATAATAGTTAGTATCGAGTTAAATGCGCCATTTCGTAAGGTATGATAAAGATGTTTCTAAAAAGGAAGTGTTTCGGTTTTATCGCAGTGTATAAGGAAAACTATTGGTGGGCATGGGTTCTAGGCGAtccgcacacactcacaccctGTCGGACTGGGAGCGGGCGAAGACTAAACTTAGTTGAgacaaaaaaagaaacacaaaaacagaacagaaaTACTCGCGAGTTGGAAACGGCTGCGCCTTGGCCGCTCAGGAAGAGgcggcaaaaacaaaagcgaaaagccATTCCGACATTCTCGCGGACGCCACTGAACGAATCGGACGAACGAGAAGAGATACTCGCGCAGATACAAATACCTTTCATAATTCAGATTTTCCGCCGCGcgatatattttatttatttacctcTCGGGCCACTGTTATGTAAGGAGTGTGAGTGCAGCGTGGTGTTTGTGCTTCGACCAAACTCATTCGGCGGCGCCGTGATGCAAGTGGGGCTCTAGGAAAGTCAAGGTCGCCACCCCCAACCCACACACGCATGTCCACAGCCACCCCCTGTTACTGCGCCCAGTTGCCATGAATTCGCGAAGGTCTGCTTGGAAATCCAATTGTCGAATCGAGCAGTGAATCGAATCAGAAATGGATAACTGGGGCTCGACTGCCCCGACCGCGGATCTGGAAAAGGCCATCTGCCCTATGCAGGGCAATGCCACTTTCGGCCTCGATTGGCGAGCGAGCCTGCTGGACCGCTGGTTGGATCTCTATCCCGGCTACATGCACCGCCTACAGCTGCTGCTATCACTAGCCGGCAGGGTGCACCTTCTGAGCCGGCACATCATAGCCACTTTAGCCCAGGATCCGATCTTTATGGGCGTGCTGCAGGGCAGCATGCTGTTGCTTTTCCTCTTCCTGATGCACCTGCTCCGGCTGTGGAGTTGCGGAGGTGGAGCTGAGCAGCCGCTGAACCCCACTCCGGACGTGGCAAAAAATCTGAGCTGCGACTTTAACTTTGTATCCGAGCAAGAGAAGCGGGCTGTCCAAGAAGCCGCGACGGAGGCTCTgctggaggtggaggagaAGAAGCGCCGTAAGCGGTTTACCAAGAAGCGTAACTGCGTATCCGCCGGGCCAATTCTCATTGCCCTGCGCCATCAGTCTAAGCGACCAAAGCACCGTAGTCAAGCGGCTCTTCTTTTTGAGCCCGTTAGCCCTGGAGAAGTAATCCTGGATACCTACTTGCCGCCGCGGGAACAGCCACTCACGATCAGGCTGCCTCAGTTGGCGGAGCCACTCAAGGAAGAGGAAACCGAATATAACGAGCTTAAGTGGGTTCAACGGGAAATATTACAGAGCCTACATTTTAGAACATGTAAGGGTCTGTGTCAACTAATTTGCAAcccttttattaatttcagaTCGGAGCCCCGCGGGACCCTCAGTACGACCGACGAAATTTACCCGGACTCGTCCGACAGTAGTCTCTACGTTTCGgacgaggagcaggaagaTGCTTCTCAGTATTGTCGCGGAGGGTACCATCCAGTAGTCATCGGAGACATATTTGACAACCGGTTTCGAGTGGTGAGAAAACTGGGTTGGGGCCATTTTTCTACTGTCTGGCTTTGCCGGGATCTCAAGTAAGTGATGAAATATCAAACTTACCATTTAAAAAGCCCTTCCAAACTTTATGCTTTCCCTAGAGATGAGAAGTACGTGGCCCTCAAGGTTGTAAAGAGTGCTCCGCATTACATAGAGACGGCCGCGGACGAGATCCGGCTCCTTGAAGCGATCCGGGACGCAGACCCCATGGATGTTAAGCGGGAGAGGATTGTGCGGTTGATGAACCACTTCACGGTGCGCGGTGTGAACGGAATGCACACCTGCTTGGTTTTCGAGGCGCTCGGCTGTAGCTTGTATAAGCTGATAGTGAAGAACAACTACCAGGGTCTGGGCATCGCTCAGGTGCGCAACATAATCCGCCAGGTTCTGGAGGGGCTGGACTACCTGCACAGCAAGTGCAGCATTATACACACGGATATTAAGCCGGAGAACATCCTGCTGGTGATCGACAATGCTGCCGCGATGAATCAGCAGATTGACGATGAGATCAACAGTCTGCGCGTGAAGGGTGCCGACTTCCCCGACTCGTACAGTGAGTATCAGTACTCAACCTTATTTGCCACTGGCTTCCACTGCGTTCCACTCACAGTCAGCTCCATCGAGAAGCAGACCAAGTCGCGGGCCAAGTGGCCGCTTATCGAGCCAAATGGATCGACAAATACCAACACTAGCAACAGCACGGCGACCAATTCCAATTCGTCGACTCCGCTGGCCGCCGTGATCATGTCGACGCTGGACAAGGAGGACACCACGACAACCACCTCGTCCACGCTTAATTCTAACACCACATCATCGCTGGCCTCAAAGTACTCCAGTCTATTGGGAGACTGCGAATGCAACGGAGGCCTCGGCGGATCAGCGAACCTAAACAACCGCTATCGAGCGGAGAAGAAAATCACTGCCAAGGTAAGTTCCCTTGCAAGCCAGGTCCCTAGGTCCTCAGGTCCACAGTCGCCCATGCACCACACTCGAAAGCTCTGGCCAGGATTATACTTTGTGGTGTGCATGGAAAGCATTTGTACTCTACACATTGTGAGCCCACCTTCAAACACACACTGCACACCAAAGGAACACGAAATTCTTACGTATTACTTTTGTTTCCTTATATTTTTGCGTTATCATTGCCCTTGGTTTGACACTCGTATCAGTCTTCTGGGGATTGGGAGGAAGATGGCGAATCCGACACGCTGGGCGAGCAGAGCACCTTGGCGAGCACCATCGGTACGCCCACCGATCCTGATCCCGAACCCGATCCTCAGCCCAAGGACGAGCCCGAGCCCCAGCCCGAGCCCAGTGAAGGCGCTATCCCTGAGGTAAAATGGGTTGGATGCGGGATAGTCGTTAGTGGTAGCCAGGTCGCTTGAACGGCTGGATAATGAGTTCCATTATATGTTCCTAATACGTTTTTTTGTTAGTTGGTAATTCCCCGCGCCGATATTTACTTACCATTTTAGATTATCGCTCTTGAGTTCAAACTTGTTTACATTCACCCACACCTAACCCACACGCTACTTCAAGGCAATTATATCCTGGATCGAAACGCCAAATGCTTGATTGATTGTGCGCATGGCCAGctttatatgtatgtttctGTTACAGGTTTTAGCCATGTGCTTAACGTTTGCATTGCTACCTGCTAATTGCATATATTGTTGGTGCTCTAATAGAGCTGCGGTTAAAAAAGTGTCAAAGTTTAAACagttgtaaaaataaattatatattttctgcCTATTTGCAATAAGATCTAAGCCGTTACCAATCCGTACAGCGTTGTGATAAAGGAAATTATCTTGGCAATGACTTGGCCATATCATTAGCATTACATAATAGTAATCCTGTTTATgttattaaaagtaaatttatatttcgaAAAAAGAATTATAAATGTATGTGTTCATAAATTCGTGTTGcttcataatttatataaaatctATTTGCTATTAACTGAACACTTTAGAAATGGTTTTAAAGCATTTCGTACGCCATACCCAATTGCATCGAACTTTGGCCGCAGCtatattacatacatatgtatgtatatgtttgAAATGTGGTTAGGCTAAGACGTTTTTATTATAACTTCTTATTGTATATGCGTTTCTATATCCAAACAGTAGTGGAATGCCGAACTTGGTATATCACTAGGATAGTAATCCGTGGCAATCACCGCTGGGGTTTCCACACGCAACCCCAGCGTTGACTGGCACGCCGTTTGTGTTTCGTTAATTGCACCAACTAGATGAACCTTCAAAGAAGCAAACCAACATTGTGTATTCTTTTTCTTCCTTTCTTCGTGTAAACCAATTTATATGCAACATTACGCTATATAAACACGATGCAGCTGCCCACCCCGAACTCCACATATAGCTCCTGCCTCTCCCACAACACAGCCACGATAGCCAAGTCCAAGATCAACTCAAATATTCTGAGCACGAGCACGTCCTTGACCTCAACCAACGAAAACAGTCTCACCAACACGAACACCACTACAGCCGCCACTTCCGCCCCTTCAAATGACACTCCCTCACTCACTCCCGCCCCTGCCTTATCGTCCGCCACGCCCCCCAGCACGTGCACGCCCTCGTTCACGCAAATAGCTCCTCCTGCAACTGCTCCAGCTACCAGTACAACCTGTACAACATCTGCCGAGCTCTATAATGGCGACCATAAAACAACAAGCACATCAACAACAAGtacatcaacaacaacaacatccaACGCGATATCctccgcaacaacaacaattgcgCCAACGACAACAGCAATCGCTAAACTAAATGTCCATGCCAATGCCATTCCTTCGCAGAACCAGAGTCAGAGTAGCCAGAACAACACCTACACAATCCAGTCGCTCATTGACAACAGCAACGTTCGTGTGAAGATCGCCGACTTGGGTAACGCCTGCTACGACGTGAGTACCCTTTTAAATGCTTaaagtataaaataatatattttcgGGTCCATCATAAACATACCAGATTAACACCTCATCATAATTTTACCCATTACTCATAGgttaaaagggtatactagattcgttgaaaggtATGTGATAGTATGGCTTAATAAAGCATCTGTactcttgatcaggatcactagccgagtctctctccgtatgaacgtcgagatctcaggatcTCTGCGAACTAGAAGATTCATATGAAGGATGCGGATTGCAGAGAAACCGAATTTGTGCGGGTTTTTTTTCCACCACGGCTATAACGCGCACAAATTTTTAAGCCatgcatatattacatataagACGAAACGATCCGGATCTTATAGCTGCTATGGGAATAATCGAAAAAACAGAGAGAACAATATAGTCGatttcctcgactatcagatactcAGATATTTTGATTGGAAACGCTAGCTCCTACTTTTAACCGAGTCTAGTATATCACTTACATAACGATGGTCATGTCTGTCTGACCGTAAGTACGCCCGTGTGACTTATGAGATCCCGGGAACtataatcaaaatattaaaacactCTTTCATTCTcatatatttaaattcgaaaataataaatttgataATTTATCATTCTATGCATTTCCAGTACCATCACTTTACCGAGGACATTCAGACTCGCCAGTATCGATCGATCGAGGTTCTTTTGGGAGCGCCGTACAATTATACCGCCGACATCTGGAGCACCGCTTGCTTGGCCTTCGAACTGGCCACAGGCGACTATCTGTTCGACCCTCACGCCGGAGAGTCTTACAGTCGGGACGAGGACCACTTGGCGCACATTGTGGAGCTGCTGGGCTCCATACCGCAGTCGGTGATCCTGCGGGGCAAACATGGGCTCAAGTACTTCACCAGCTACGGTAGGTATCGAAGTGTATTTCTCCCATAGAATGTGGTGTGTGAATGCCCCTTgttgatttgcattttcagGTAGCCTGAGAAACATCACCAAGCTTAAGCCCTGGAGTCTAATGAACGTGCTGGTGGAGAAGTACGACTGGGACCCGGTGGAGGCCAAGAAGTTCTCAGACTTTCTGCTGCCCATGCTTGAGTACAATCCGGTCATACGGGCGTCGGCAGCGGAGTGCCTGCAGCATCCGTGGCTGGAGCAGGAGGAGTTCGTCTAGAAGGATCAATGAGTGACGAAAGAGCTAGAGAGACACAGGCATAGGCATACTAAAATATTGCATCATAACATACGTATTTCGTAATCGTATTGTATTTCTAGGCTTAACTTTTATAATGAAACCGTTTGCCATAAAGAGAAatagtatacatatgtacgttaGCAGAAAAATCCGATGGGAAGCTAGCATTAAAGGACTCGATCGATGCACACACATTTTACACTTACGAAGTGCAGAGAAGAGGACGTTACGCGGGGaattttttaagctttttaatttttgtactTGAGagctttaaaatgtaattactaAAGAAGCGATTTTATTTGTAACGACAAACGCGAACGTAAGAAGTTGCGCAAATGTTTTTCAAGTTTTATTTCGACGTGCATATACATaggtatatacatacatacatacatatatatttttattgatgaaAAACTATAACAAAAGACAATGACGACAATTTTTAAGTCAACAGATGATGCCtaaactgactgactgaaaAGGAATACATTTTCATGCGAAACCAAGAAAACCAAGCAAATGGGAAAAGCTAAATAAATTGTACGAACTAGAAAAAATATTCATcacataattaataataacttctataatattaataagcaagtatgtatgtgtataattAACGAAACCCAATTGTTGATATCGAGAATGTTCACAGATACAGACGTAAACTCAAATATTGACATCTTTTTAGCAGCGAGTTGTAATTTTGGTACAATTAACCAAAGCCATTTGCAGATTTTTAGTCCTATGCTGATAACGAGCAGACTTGAGAATATTCTCTACCTACCTGATTTCGCTTTGCAAAATTTATCCACTAAACATCCGTGAAAATGAGCCTATCCCAGATCACATAACTTAAAgcgaaaaaacaataataaagcATTGCATAAAAGTCTTTTTTATCGGAATTGAAAACTCAAAATCGAAATTTAAATACTACCAATGATAATTACTGAGAAATCGTAATACCAAATAACGAAAACATATTTTACTACTTGCCTACAAGTATTTGTACACAAGCCTACAAAGTAACATTGAACGTGaccaaataatttaatattgtGGAAGATTTTTCCCCTCAACACGATATTTAATATACACACAAGTGTGCGCATGTATCCAAATGAAATGTAACAGAAATTTCAGCGGAGGAGCTGCACGTTCGGGGAGTGGGCACATATTTCAATAAACCGAAATAAAGAATATACATACCGATCAAGAGTCAACATATAAATGTGGGCTTCTCATTTGGGTTGTATAAGCACTTTATTCGAAGTCATACGAGTATAAAAATGCAGAGTCTAGAGTACATTAGAGTATATTTAACAGTATTAAAGTATATTAGATTAGCATAGTGATCGTCAGTCGATCGGCGGATAAACTACATAAGCATTATTTGGAATACACAGAGGGCGCAAATCGGCACCATTTAGAGTGCCAGTCCCAAGATCTGTTCCTGTTTGTATACGCCATGGTACGCGTTGCGTATAAGCACGTAGGGAAAGCAGGACTCAAGCAGATCCATTGTGAGGAAGGGCGATTGCTTGACGATTTCGTCGAGCAGCAAATAGATGGACTCTCGGTTCCGCGTCGCCTCTTTGTCGGACTCCTGGCCCAAGCGCAGTAGGGAAGAACTGGCCAGAGCAAGGAACTCTTTCATGCGGTCCTCCATGTCACTTTGACCGCATATGGTAAACAGAGCCCCGAAGATGTTATTAATGGCCGCCGCCATGCAGTGTGTGTTATTCGAGTGGCCATCGATTGTGGCCCTGTAGAAGGAATTTTCGTTACGGGCCAGTTTAGGTATAGATACCGCCACAAAAACCATGAGCAGACAGGCAGTGAGGTGTTCACCTTCATCGAACTCTGGTTTTTTTGATTTAAGAGTAGTTGCTAATGTGGGGTCTACCTTGCACAGAAGACCCGCTGCTGAGGCCATCTCGGAAGCAACCCGAATTTGGTCGCCTCCGGGCAAATGTTCTTGAAAGTCCTTCACTGAACTAAGCAGAAAGGGTATACGCTTATCCAGCACATCAACGAGGGCCTCATGCACTAGGTTGCGGAAGCAAATAATCACCCCAATGATCGTCATGCGTTGCAGCACGCGGTCCACATCCTGCAAACGCTTAAATTGCTCCTTCATCACTTCGGGTTTGTCAAAACTGGTGCGCAGTGTGATGAGCACTTCCTTGTTGGTGTTAACCAGCGACTTCAACTCTTGCACCTGGTTTGCTATGTGCCACATAAGTGTTTCGTTTAATGTTTTGATACCGTATGGTCCCACAAGTTCTGCAAGTGCTCGCAGCTCGTTGAGATCAGAGAATTCTTGCGGGTTAAATGGCACCCAGCCCTCGGGCGATATTGGCACAAAAGCCTTTTGGTTAATGGAGAACACAATGTTGCCAGCGGATACACGCCTCAGCAGAACCTCACTGTACCAGGTGTTGTACAGAGCGGCAATGGTTTTCTCACCATGAGAGTCCAAAGCCTGTGTTTGCTGCAGCAGGCAATTGTTGAAGACTCGTGTTATGTCTATGTGCACGTAGTTCTCTACTGTTTGCAGCACGTTCATGTAGGCTCGAACGCTGGCCAGCAGCTCCGAGGGCTTGGCTATCTCCATTGTCTCCTGGTTGAACATCACCATACCAACAAGATCTCGGGAAAAGCGGTGTTCCAGATTCTGACAAAGATACTCGCGAGGTGCGAAAGCAAACTCCCAAACGTTGACCGTGGGGCAATAGTTGATAGCGAAACAAAGCTCCGTCAGGGCCATGTGCAGCTTGTCCATCGTCGTCAGATCCTCTCTTGTCTTTCGATACGACTCGTCTCCTGGCTTTCGTATGTCGTCAAAATGCTTAGACTTCGATTTGTCCTTCTTCTTGCGAGCAGATTGTACAGACAGAATTTTAGCACAGTGCTTGGGCAATAAAGCGTCTGCCATGGTGCACTGCTCATCGCAAATTGTGGTTATAATGTTTTTAGCCTCCTTGGCCATTTCCtcaagaaatatatttaccaCGCTGAGTGACCTCTCTCGTATGTGGTGACGCTCCTCCGGACACATTTCGTGTGTACAATTTTGGAAGTGGCTGCAGATCAAGGGAAAGGCTATAATATAGCGGTTCTGCGCGGGAAACTCCAAGCACATGTGGAATTGGTCGTCAAACATTTTGTTATAGAAGCAGAAGATACTAAGATCCGAGGTTTCTACTAGTATTTCGTCCAAGTTATCGACCACCCTAGTGTGGAAAACCATTGAATCCAGAAGACGGGCCAGCTCTGCATGCTCTGTGATCCTAAGTGCAGCCTTTCCCACACTCCTTTCCCACACTCATGTACGTTTGAAGCCGGAACCAGTCCAGGCGGAATGGTCGAAAATAGAAGAGTTCGTTGTCTTCCACCTGCTTAACTGTCAGGGCTGCTGCCGTGTTGTAGAGCGAACTGAAGATTATGCTTTCGTCTTCCGGACACATTTGCAGACTTTGCATTCGAATATTAAGATCCGTGGCATCGAATCCGGACAAGTATTGTACGTAATATCGCTGCATTACCTGGCTGTATTTACGTACCAGAGCTCGGAGTTCCTCCATGTGGAATAAGAGCTCCGGCAGCTGTCGGTCTACAAGATCTTCATTGCTCTTTCCTATAA
This portion of the Drosophila santomea strain STO CAGO 1482 chromosome 3L, Prin_Dsan_1.1, whole genome shotgun sequence genome encodes:
- the LOC120450511 gene encoding LOW QUALITY PROTEIN: membrane-associated protein Hem (The sequence of the model RefSeq protein was modified relative to this genomic sequence to represent the inferred CDS: deleted 1 base in 1 codon); protein product: MARPIFPNQQKIAEKLIILNDRGLGILTRIYNIKKACGDTKSKPGFLSEKSLESSIKFIVKRFPNIDVKGLNAIVNIKAEIIKSLSLYYHTFVDLLDFKDNVCELLTTMDACQIHLDITLNFELTKYYLDLVVTYVSLMIVLSRVEDRKAVLGLYNAAYELQNNQADTGFPRLGQMILDYEVPLKKLAEEFIPHQRLLTSALRSLTSIYALRNLPADKWREMQKLSLVGNPAILLKAVRTDTMSCEYISLEAMDRWIIFGLLLNHQMLGQYPEVNKIWLSALESSWVVALFRDEVLQIHQYIQATFDGIKGYSKRIGEVKEAYNTAVQKAALMHRERRKFLRTALKELALIMTDQPGLLGPKAIFIFIGLCLARDEILWLLRHNDNPPLLKNKGKSNEDLVDRQLPELLFHMEELRALVRKYSQVMQRYYVQYLSGFDATDLNIRMQSLQMCPEDESIIFSSLYNTAAALTVKQVEDNELFYFRPFRLDWFRLQTYMSVGKSVGKAALRITEHAELARLLDSMVFHTRVVDNLDEILVETSDLSIFCFYNKMFDDQFHMCLEFPAQNRYIIAFPLICSHFQNCTHEMCPEERHHIRERSLSVVNIFLEEMAKEAKNIITTICDEQCTMADALLPKHCAKILSVQSARKKKDKSKSKHFDDIRKPGDESYRKTREDLTTMDKLHMALTELCFAINYCPTVNVWEFAFAPREYLCQNLEHRFSRDLVGMVMFNQETMEIAKPSELLASVRAYMNVLQTVENYVHIDITRVFNNCLLQQTQALDSHGEKTIAALYNTWYSEVLLRRVSAGNIVFSINQKAFVPISPEGWVPFNPQEFSDLNELRALAELVGPYGIKTLNETLMWHIANQVQELKSLVNTNKEVLITLRTSFDKPEVMKEQFKRLQDVDRVLQRMTIIGVIICFRNLVHEALVDVLDKRIPFLLSSVKDFQEHLPGGDQIRVASEMASAAGLLCKVDPTLATTLKSKKPEFDEGEHLTACLLMVFVAVSIPKLARNENSFYRATIDGHSNNTHCMAAAINNIFGALFTICGQSDMEDRMKEFLALASSSLLRLGQESDKEATRNRESIYLLLDEIVKQSPFLTMDLLESCFPYVLIRNAYHGVYKQEQILGLAL